The following are encoded in a window of Periplaneta americana isolate PAMFEO1 chromosome 13, P.americana_PAMFEO1_priV1, whole genome shotgun sequence genomic DNA:
- the Sirt4 gene encoding NAD-dependent protein deacylase Sirt4, with translation MCGLLQCRTISAKTFCTHLLFVPKYNPVHDEDIERLNNFINFSKKLLILTGAGISTESGIPDYRSQGVGLYARSSNRPVQYQDFVKKEHIRKRYWARNYVGWPRFSSFRPNSTHTMVRDLEVTYGRVSCVVTQNVDRLHNKAGSQNVIELHGTAFNVMCLGCDNKIDRQHLQSLLEERNPHIKATSTMIRPDGDVDISQDDVRGFQVPSCSQCGGILKPDIVFFGDNVPQQRVEAVKREVEHCDALLVLGSSLTVFSSYRIILQASELKRKIAIVNIGPTRGDKHAHIKIDTKCGDIVSRLRLH, from the exons ATGTGTGGATTACTGCAGTGCAGAACAATCTCAGCCAAGACATTTTGTACTCATCTCTTGTTTGTGCCAAAATACAATCCAGTACACGATGAGGACATTGAACGgctaaataatttcattaatttttcaaaaaaattactgATTCTCACCGGTGCTGGAATATCAACAGAGAGTGGAATACCAGATTATCGTTCACAAGGAGTTGGTCTTTATGCTCGAAGCTCCAATAGACCTGTTCAGTATCAAGACTTTGTTAAGAAAGAACACATACGGAAGCGTTATTGGGCACGAAATTACGTTGGATGGCCCAGGTTCTCATCATTTCGACCTAATTCTACACATACTATGGTGCGCGACTTGGAAGTAACATATGGTCGAGTTTCTTGTGTTGTAACCCAAAATGTTGATAGACTTCACAACAAAGCAGGTAGCCAAAATGTTATTGAACTTCATGGCACTGCATTTAATGTAATGTGTTTGGGCTGTGACAATAAAATAGACAGACAGCATTTACAGTCTCTTCTGGAAGAGAGAAACCCTCATATCAAAGCAACAAGTACTATGATTAGACCAGATGGAGATGTAGACATATCACAA GATGACGTACGAGGATTTCAAGTTCCAAGCTGCAGTCAATGTGGAGGAATTCTAAAGCCCGATATTGTGTTCTTTGGTGATAATGTCCCTCAGCAGAGGGTCGAAGCTGTGAAACGTGAAGTTGAACATTGTGATGCATTGCTTGTACTTGGTTCGTCTTTAACTGTATTTTCTAGCTATAGAATTATATTACAAGCTTCTGAACTTAAAAGAAAAATAGCCATAGTTAACATTGGTCCAACTAGAGGAGATAAACATGCACATATAAAAATAGACACTAAATGTGGTGATATCGTTTCTAGACTACGTCTGCATTGA